CGATCGGCCGGCCCGTCCATGGGCGTAGGTCGGCCGTCGCTTCAGACAACCGCGCTTCCGTCCACGCGCACGGCTCGGGCAGCGGGTCGGTCATGGGGCCAAAGAAGTTCCAGATGATCGGGCAGGCGGCGTCGCGCACTTCCGCGGGCTCGCTGCTCAGCGAACGACCCAGTTCGGTGCGTTCCGGCGCATAAGTTGTGTCGAACAGGCGCATCCCGCGCTGAAGACATCCGCTCACAATCGCACGCTTCTGCTCACACGACGGCTCAGGATCGCGGCCGAGCGGTTCGATGAACGAGTGCCCGCCCAGAATAAGCGGCGACGCGCACAGCCGCGGGCGTGCTTCGGCAGCAGCCAGCATGTCGACAGCCGGCAACGGCGCTGCGACCGTCGCGCCGCGCCTGCGCCGCGGAGGGGGCGTTATCTTCGTCTGCTCGTTCATGGTTGACCTCTCATTGATCCATGGCGTTAACAAACCACCGCGTCGGATCGGTGCAATTTGCAAGCTGCGCGAGTCTCAGTCGATCCTGTTCAAAGTTAGTTCACCGTTGTGATCTTCGACGCGCGCGTAAAACGACCTGCCTCGCGCCCATCGCGTGCCGCGATCGCGAGCGAGAGCATCTGCACGGGCAAGATCTCGACCAACGGTCGCAATGCGGACGCGACGGCTGGAATGCGGAACGGTGACGTCTGTCCGTTGTCGTTGTCGGCGGCAGCGCTATGGATGAGTGCCGCGTGCCCACCGCCGCGAATGATGTCGTCGTACAGCGCTGCGTTCAGCGGTGCCGTGATCGGATCGCCAGCGAAGATGAGAACGAGAGTCTGATTGCCCGCCATTTCCAGTGGACCATGGCGAAACGCGGCGCAGCTCATGCCCTCGGCGGGTCGGCCGGTCGATTCCTTCAGGATCAGCCCACCCGTGCCTGCGGTGGCCAGCGACACGCCACGGCCGGTGACGAAGACCGCGTCTACGCCGTCCACCAGCTGACGCCACTGCGCCACGTGGTCGCGCCAGTTGGCCAGGTGTCCGGCCACTGCGATGCGAGCGGTTTCCAGGTCGGCCAATGTGCCTGTCAGATCATCATGCTCCATGGCCCGAGCCAGCCAATGAAGAACGGCCAACGTTGCGATGTAGGTCTTGCACGACACCGTCGCCTCGGGCCCAGCGTTCAGCGGCAACAACGTGTCGGCGGCGCGGCCAAGCGTGGAGCTTGGATCATTCGAGATGCCAATCACGTGGCCGAATCGGCGGGCACGGCTTGTCAGTTGTACAATCTCTGCACTCTCGCCCGACTGGGAGACGGCCACCAGCAGCGCGTCGTCGCCTCCACTGCCGGTGCCGATAAAGCCGTGTAGCAGCTCGCTCGTCTCTACCCACACCGAATGCAGGCCCATGTCTGAGAGCGCCAGGTGCAGCGGGTACAGCGCATAAAACGAACTGCCCATGCCGGTGAGCACGACCCGGCTAAACCGGCCCCTGTGTACGTCGCGCATCACTGCCGCCGCGCTCGTTGCGCTCGCCACGCCGGCCACCGCGGCGCGCAGGCTATCGGGCTGCAGCAGGAGGTCCCGCAGGTAGGGTCCCTCGATGAGCGGAATGGCGCGTTCGGTACACATGACGAACTCGATCCTCCTGTCTACGTGGGCCACGACTACGAAACACCTGTCGCCCGGCGTCGCCGTGACCGCGTCATGGCCATGGCACCCAGCGTCAGCACGACGGTCGCGGCGGTAGCCGGTTCCGGCACCGCCGTCACGGTGAGCGTGAAGCTGCCGGGCACCGCGAAGAGTTCGGTCGGGTCGCTCGCCGACGCATCGTTTGCAAACTCAAGCCCAACGGGAGTGAACACGTAAGTGTCGCTTGTCATGGCCGAGGTATCGAAGGTGTACCACGCGATCTCGCCGTTGAACGCTGCGTAGTCACCGACGCTGGACTTGACCCACTGCGTGCTACCAGCGATGCCGGCCTGCACCAACGCGCCGGGCGTGGGCGCTAGCCCGAGAAAAAGGTCGGCGGCTGTGAAGGGCGTGCCGGGCGCGATGATCGGGCTCGTGGAGGCATAGGTAGCCGCGGCCGCGGGTGCGGTTTCGATGTGGTACAGGAGCGACCCGATTGGTAAGCCGTCCGTGTTCACCGACAGACCGAGCGTGATCGACGCCGTGCCCTGCGTGATCGTCGCGCTCGTCGCCCCCGAGCCAGCGACGGTCATCGTCAGCGCGGGCGCTGCGTTCACTGCCGCCGGTGCGCCCGCCACGGCGATCAGCGCACAGCAGAACAGCAGAGAACGGTAGTTGTGGTGACGAAGGGTGTCGTTCATGTCGCTCGTTCCCATGATGATGTTCTCGCACAGGCAGCCAACAGTGGCGGCATTCGGTGATCAGAGCAGCTGGTCCAGCAATCGCGATTTGACCAGCAGTTGATCGGCCCCGGTGATCGATCCGCTGAGGTTCAGGTCCATCAGGAAGTTCGCCTTCGTCACCGGTTGCAGCAGGCCGTTTTTCACCAGCAGTTGGTCGGATCCGGTGACGCTGCGGTTGCCGTTCACGTCGCCCAAAAGGTTGCCGACCGACAGCGTCGCCGCGCCACTGAACAGGTTGCCCCATAGGCCGGTCAGGCCCGAGAAGGTGATGGCCGAATAGCGCTGGTTGACCACGCTGCTCAGGTTCAGCGTGAGCGTGTTGCCACTGACGCTGGCCGAGGCGAACGTGGCGTTGGTGATTGAGAACTCGTTGCCGCTCAGCGTGCCGTCAACAGCTTTCACCGGCTCGCTGAAGGTGAAGACGAGCTGGCTGGCGCCGTTAAGGCGCGGCTCTACGGTCCTGTTGGCGCCACCCATCGCCAGCGTCAGGTCGAAGGTGCCAGCCGACCCATGCACCTTACGGCTGACAACCGACGAGAGCGTCACCGGGCGATACTCGAACGCGCCGGCGTCGGGGGCGTTCACGCGCGTGTTCTTCAGGAAGTCGGTCGTCGGCGCTTCGGTCGCGGTGCCGAAGTCGATCGCCGGGCTGGTCGGCTGCAGGCGGAAGTCGTTGGCGGCGGCGTTGACGTACCGCGGATCCGCATTGCGGCCGGGCGTGCCGGTGATCGGGTTCCAGTAGCTCAGCGCCGTGCCGAACGACACGTTCCCACTGGCGGCGATCTGCCCGGCCGGCACGGTGCCCGAGCGCGTGCGCGCGATCTGCCACGATTCGTTGTGGCTGGCGACGTTGTTGATGATGCGTATGTCCGTGTAGTTCGTCGTGGCGATGTCGATGCCGCCGCCCCAGGTCGATTGGCTGTTGCCGAACCCGTTGCGCGTCACCGTGTTGTGGGCGATCAGGATGTTGGCCCGCGGGCCGTCGTCTGCCCAGTCGGCCACGGTGATGCCGTTCGTCCTGTTGTCGTGGATGAGGTTGTTGGTGATCGTCAGCCCGTGGGCGAGCCCGCCCAACTCGCTGCAGATGGCGATCCCGTCGCTGCAGCTGCGCACGACGTTGCGCGTCACGATGATGTTGGACATCGGGTTCTCGTCGACGGTCCCCGTGCCCTGCTTGCTGCCGGCGTCGAGGTAGATGCCGATGCGCGACAGGTTGCGGACCGTGTTGTTGCGGATCAGGCCGTTCTTGCTGCTGCCCTTGGCGTCGATGCCCTCGCCACCGTTGGCCGGCCCGTTATGACCGACGCTGTTCCACACCTCGTTCTCGGCGACCTCGAAGCCGTCGGTCTCACCGATCGTGATGCACTCGTGAACGCTCTGACCCGCCACGGTCGAGATGCAGGCGTCCTGCACCTTGTTTTTCAGCAGCAGCACCTGGGCGCTGCGGGCAACGAAGATGCCCGAGGCATTGGTGCGGAGGGTATGGGCGTTGGTGATGGTGACGTTGGTCGCGCGGTTTGCGTTCGACGCGCCCTCGACCTTGTAGCCGTACCAGCCGCTGTCGCGAACGTCGATGCCGTCGAACTTGATGTGGTTTGCGCGGATGTCGATCAGGGCGTTCCACTGCGCGACGGTGTTGTTGGTGACCGTTACGTCACCCCCCACGGCTTGGAACACGATCGGCGCCGCCGCGGTGCCGGATCGGGTGACCGACACCTTTTCGTAGTACGTGCCAGCCAGCACGTTCACCACGTCGCCCGCCGCCACGACCGTCGCAGCGGCGCCGATGGTGCGAAAGGGTGCGATCGCGGTGCCGGTACCACCGGCCGGGGCCGTGGCGTCGACGAAATAGCTCGTGAGCAGACAGCGGTTCTCAAGCGTTTCGAACAGCGGGCGTGAGGGGCGTGGGGACTTGTTCATCGGTGCGGTCTCCAAGGTGTTGCGCCGGCCCCACGCGCTTTCGTCTGTGCACCGCCCCCCGTCGCGACGTCGAGCGGATACCGGCAGGGGGCGCCGTGGCCACTCGCGGGGGTCGCGATCGGGGTGCGCGGGTGCTCGGTCACGATCAGATCCGCCGACGACGCAGGGCGGCCAGTCCGCCCAGCGCCAGCACGCCCAAGGCAGCCGGTTCGGGGACGGCGGCGGGGGTGAAGGTGACGGCGACGTCATCGATGAAGTTGCTTCGCGGGGTCGTGGCATTGCCAAACTGGCTGCCGAAGAACAGTCCGAGTTCATTGAATGTCGTGAACGGCGAAGTCGAATCGGACGTGGCCAGCACTGCACCATTCACGCTGCTGGAAATGCTGACCGAGCCCAAGGCAGTGCGAGTCAGCGTGAAAACGACCGGATAATTCACGTCGGCCGCAAAATTGCTCGCGGATGAT
The Tepidisphaeraceae bacterium DNA segment above includes these coding regions:
- a CDS encoding right-handed parallel beta-helix repeat-containing protein is translated as MNKSPRPSRPLFETLENRCLLTSYFVDATAPAGGTGTAIAPFRTIGAAATVVAAGDVVNVLAGTYYEKVSVTRSGTAAAPIVFQAVGGDVTVTNNTVAQWNALIDIRANHIKFDGIDVRDSGWYGYKVEGASNANRATNVTITNAHTLRTNASGIFVARSAQVLLLKNKVQDACISTVAGQSVHECITIGETDGFEVAENEVWNSVGHNGPANGGEGIDAKGSSKNGLIRNNTVRNLSRIGIYLDAGSKQGTGTVDENPMSNIIVTRNVVRSCSDGIAICSELGGLAHGLTITNNLIHDNRTNGITVADWADDGPRANILIAHNTVTRNGFGNSQSTWGGGIDIATTNYTDIRIINNVASHNESWQIARTRSGTVPAGQIAASGNVSFGTALSYWNPITGTPGRNADPRYVNAAANDFRLQPTSPAIDFGTATEAPTTDFLKNTRVNAPDAGAFEYRPVTLSSVVSRKVHGSAGTFDLTLAMGGANRTVEPRLNGASQLVFTFSEPVKAVDGTLSGNEFSITNATFASASVSGNTLTLNLSSVVNQRYSAITFSGLTGLWGNLFSGAATLSVGNLLGDVNGNRSVTGSDQLLVKNGLLQPVTKANFLMDLNLSGSITGADQLLVKSRLLDQLL
- a CDS encoding PEP-CTERM sorting domain-containing protein — encoded protein: MNDTLRHHNYRSLLFCCALIAVAGAPAAVNAAPALTMTVAGSGATSATITQGTASITLGLSVNTDGLPIGSLLYHIETAPAAAATYASTSPIIAPGTPFTAADLFLGLAPTPGALVQAGIAGSTQWVKSSVGDYAAFNGEIAWYTFDTSAMTSDTYVFTPVGLEFANDASASDPTELFAVPGSFTLTVTAVPEPATAATVVLTLGAMAMTRSRRRRATGVS
- a CDS encoding SIS domain-containing protein, whose amino-acid sequence is MCTERAIPLIEGPYLRDLLLQPDSLRAAVAGVASATSAAAVMRDVHRGRFSRVVLTGMGSSFYALYPLHLALSDMGLHSVWVETSELLHGFIGTGSGGDDALLVAVSQSGESAEIVQLTSRARRFGHVIGISNDPSSTLGRAADTLLPLNAGPEATVSCKTYIATLAVLHWLARAMEHDDLTGTLADLETARIAVAGHLANWRDHVAQWRQLVDGVDAVFVTGRGVSLATAGTGGLILKESTGRPAEGMSCAAFRHGPLEMAGNQTLVLIFAGDPITAPLNAALYDDIIRGGGHAALIHSAAADNDNGQTSPFRIPAVASALRPLVEILPVQMLSLAIAARDGREAGRFTRASKITTVN